From Salmo salar chromosome ssa04, Ssal_v3.1, whole genome shotgun sequence, one genomic window encodes:
- the LOC106603842 gene encoding cytokine-like protein 1 produces the protein MAILGHTLLALSLVALVLCYPNPPTCYTKVLSMARDLTHQAAMIKMEPETRRCMAHIPHLYLDVHNACIIPKMRQYVFLVDGLREMRCAYTRKVRVVGLAVRQLHMIMSQRCHGELVFTTDDCRALDRPPMSWSRK, from the exons ATGGCCATTTTAGGACACACACTACTAGCACTTTCACTGGTAGCACTGGTCCTATGCTACCCTAACCCACCGACATGCTACACTAAGGTGTTGAGTATGGCTCGAGACCTCACCCATCAGGCAGCGATGATCAAGATGGAACCTGAAACT AGGCGTTGCATGGCGCACATCCCACATCTCTACCTAGATGTACAT AACGCTTGCATCATACCGAAGATGAGGCAGTACGTGTTTCTGGTGGACGGCTTGCGTGAAATGCGCTGTGCTTACACCAGGAAAGTGCGCGTGGTGGGTCTCGCGGTCAGGCAACTGCACATGATCATGTCCCAGAGGTGTCACGGG GAGCTGGTGTTCACCACTGATGACTGTAGAGCCTTGGACCGCCCGCCGATGAGCTGGAGCCGGAAATGA